The Bacillales bacterium DNA window GCCGATCTTCGGACGGCATTTGCCGTTTTTGCTCGGGCTGGTCGGACGGCTGCGTACCTTTCGGGCTCTGTAAGTCTTGGGGGACTTGGGGCATGACGCGGCCGACGATCTCGGCGAGCTGATTGAAAATGCCGCTGACCGGCCTTCCGTCTTGAATCGACTGTCCCATGTTTCTCAACCGCTGTACCGTATCGGGATCGGAGACGACGACGGCGGTTGCGCCGTAGCGGTCGTTTCGAAGTGCTTCGGCTACGGAATATTTGATCGTCCCGACTTTCGAACGATCGACGTCTTTATCGATGTCGATGCCTACGATGGCATATCCCATCGTGACGATTGCGGTCGCGTTTTTCA harbors:
- a CDS encoding YhcN/YlaJ family sporulation lipoprotein, which gives rise to MKLKRIVLPLVLLVFSTGCLAQRPEEKGRSDRQHHPNYSEVKQSVHESHDNPRKNLTSGEIAKHLVGIAEGVPEVKNATAIVTMGYAIVGIDIDKDVDRSKVGTIKYSVAEALRNDRYGATAVVVSDPDTVQRLRNMGQSIQDGRPVSGIFNQLAEIVGRVMPQVPQDLQSPKGTQPSDQPEQKRQMPSEDRQQWEKQQKKGSKPGNNKKSPRTDDQNRNPERQQNR